The nucleotide window TTTTATGGCTATTTAAACGGTTAGACCAGTTTTCTTCAAGTGGTTTTCCATCATCAAAATAAGAACCAAAATATGCTAAAGCACATCCATAAGGTCCAAATAACCATTTGTAACCAGCACAGATTAATGCATCTGGCTGAATTTCTTTTACAGAAAAAGGTAAAGCTCCTATTGACTGACTACCATCAATAATTAAAAGAGCATCAACTGAATTAGTTTTGTTTCGAATCGATTTTAAATCAAATAAAGTTCCATTTGCCCAATGAATATTTCCTAAAGCAACCACAGCTGTTTTTTCTGAAATTGAATCTAATATAGCTTTGTTCCAGTTTTTACCACGATTTTCATAGGTTTCTGGCATAGCAACAATGGTTAATTTAGCATCGAATTTTTTAGCTAATTTTTCCCAAACATAGTAGTTGCTTGGAAATTGACTATCTACTAAAAGAATCTCATCACCTTTGTTTAAATGAATATTATTTGCCACAGTTGCTAAGCCATAAGAAGCAGAAGGTATGTTTGCAATTCTATTATAATCATCTACATTAATAAGCTTTGCAAATAATTTTTTCAGTGTTATTACAGGTTCAAAATAACTGTCTGTGGTAATTTTATAAGGATGACTTTTTTCTAAAACTCCTGCTAAACCAGCTTCTTCAATTGCTTTAAAAGATGGAGATTGGCTAGCAATGTTTAAATAGGTAATCTCTTTTGGTAAACTAAATAAATGACTTTGGTTTGTTAAACTCATAATTAGAAATAAAAAAAAGCGAAGATTTAACTTCGCTTTTTAGGTATAGTTTTATTCAAAATAAGAGAAAGTATCTCCGTCTTTAATTTGTAATAATGCTTCGTAAATCATTTTAATTACATTTTCTACATCATTTCTATGAACCATTTCTACAGTGGTATGCATGTATCTTAAAGGTAAAGAAATTAGAGCAGATGCAACCCCTCCATTACTATAAGCAAAAGCATCTGTATCTGTACCTGTTGCTCTAGAAAGTGCAGATCTTTGAAAAGGAATGTCTTTAGCTTCTGCAGCATCTATAATTAAATCTCTTAATTTTTGCTGAACTGCAGGTGCATAAGCAACAACTGGCCCTTTTCCAATTTCTAAATGCCCAGCTTTTTTCATTTCAATCATAGGTGTTGTTGTATCATGAGTTACATCTGTAACTATGGCAACATTAGGTTTTATGGTTTGGGTAATCATTTCTGCACCTCGTAAACCTATTTCTTCTTGCACAGAATTGGTTATGTAAAGTCCAAAAGGTAACTCAATATTATTTTCTTTTAACAACCTACCAACTTCAGCAATCATAAAGCCACCCATTCTATTGTCTAAAGCTCTACAAACAAACTTGTCTCCATTTAATACGTGAAATTCATCAGGATAAGTAATTACACAGCCTACATGAATACCTAAAGCTAAAACTTCTTCTTTATTTGCACAACCAACATCTATGGTAATGTTATCTGGTTTTGGTGCTTGCTCATTAGATTTATCTCTAGTGTGTATTGCAGGCCATCCAAAAACACCTTTTACGATACCGTTTTTTGTGTGAATATTCACAATTTTACTTGGTGCTATTTGATGGTCTGATCCTCCATTTCTTATTACATAAATTAAACCATTATCAGTAATGTAATTTACATACCAAGAAATTTCATCTGCATGCCCTTCTATAACTACTTTGTATTTTGCATCAGGATTTATAACACCTACAGCAGAACCATAGGTATCTGTAATAAATTCATCTACATAAGGTTTTAGGTAGTTCATCCAAATTTTTTGACCTTCCCATTCATAACCAGTTGGAGATGCATTATTTAAATATTTCTCTAAAAACGCTAGCGATTCTTTATTTAATATTGATTTATCTGACATAATATCTATTCTGTTTTTTGTAAAAATAAAACGATTTTTTTAACTTTTCTTACAATTTA belongs to Polaribacter dokdonensis and includes:
- a CDS encoding aminotransferase class V-fold PLP-dependent enzyme; this encodes MSLTNQSHLFSLPKEITYLNIASQSPSFKAIEEAGLAGVLEKSHPYKITTDSYFEPVITLKKLFAKLINVDDYNRIANIPSASYGLATVANNIHLNKGDEILLVDSQFPSNYYVWEKLAKKFDAKLTIVAMPETYENRGKNWNKAILDSISEKTAVVALGNIHWANGTLFDLKSIRNKTNSVDALLIIDGSQSIGALPFSVKEIQPDALICAGYKWLFGPYGCALAYFGSYFDDGKPLEENWSNRLNSHKMADLTNYENSYKPLANRYSVGEHASFIHVKMQIAGLQQVLEWTPKAIQNYCKKITNEAVITLKGIGCFVEDEAYRSHHLFGVELPKELNVNELKAKLKEENIYISFRGNYIRLSCHLYNSKADFKKLTNCILACLQNG
- a CDS encoding M42 family metallopeptidase, producing MSDKSILNKESLAFLEKYLNNASPTGYEWEGQKIWMNYLKPYVDEFITDTYGSAVGVINPDAKYKVVIEGHADEISWYVNYITDNGLIYVIRNGGSDHQIAPSKIVNIHTKNGIVKGVFGWPAIHTRDKSNEQAPKPDNITIDVGCANKEEVLALGIHVGCVITYPDEFHVLNGDKFVCRALDNRMGGFMIAEVGRLLKENNIELPFGLYITNSVQEEIGLRGAEMITQTIKPNVAIVTDVTHDTTTPMIEMKKAGHLEIGKGPVVAYAPAVQQKLRDLIIDAAEAKDIPFQRSALSRATGTDTDAFAYSNGGVASALISLPLRYMHTTVEMVHRNDVENVIKMIYEALLQIKDGDTFSYFE